CCGACATCCTGAGCACCTACACCGACTTCCTTTTAGGGATGTGCCAGCTGTGCGTGGAGATGGGCATCACCTTCGATGGGCTGTGGTTCTTCTCCGACCTGTGCTACAAGAACGGGATGCTCTTCTCGCCGCGTACCTACCGCGAGTTGCTAATGCCCTGCCATCGCAAAGTGAAGGCGTGGTGTGAGGCGCAGGGGATACCGATGCTGCTACATTGCGACGGCGATGTGAGACAGTTCATTCCCTTGCTGATTGAAGCGGGCTTCGACGCCATCCAGCCTCTGGAGGCACGGGCAGGCAACGACGTGCGCGAGCTGAAAAAGCTCTACGGCACGCAAATCGTCTTCTTCGGCAACATCAGTGCGGACGTGATGGCATACGGCAGCGAGGAGCAGCTGGAGGAGGAGATACGCAGCAAGCTCGCGGTGGCGATGGAGGGTGGCGGTTACATGTACCATAGCGACCACTCCATCCCACCAACGGTCAGCCTCGCTCGCTACGCGCAGGTGGTGGAACTGGTGCGGAAGTACGGAAGGTATCAGCCGTGAATATTTCTCCATCGGCTGAGGGTGTTCGAGAATTGTTGAGAAGTTGGTTGTAGCGCAAGGAGAGAGGCGTTCTTGCTATCCCTGCCTTACCTCACCCCCGTCCCCTCTCCTACGAGGAGAGGGGCGTTCCCCCTTCCCTTGCAGGGAAGGGGGCAAGGGGGTTAGGTTATCTATCCATTCAACCAGCAATTTCGAACACCCTCCCATCGGCTTGACAGATCTCTGAATATCCCTGGTTTTTGCCCCAGCGATTGAAGATCGTGGGAAACAGGGAACGTAAGAGGACAAACCTCGTCGTACCAGCGAAATCGTAAGTAACACCATACGGGAGGTGTTGCTGCGATGACGCCACGAGAACGTGTGCTGAAAGCACTGCGCCGCGAACAGCCGGACCGCGTGCCTATCCATGATGGCTTGTGGGCGGAGACCGTCCGCCGATGGCAGCGTGAGGGAATGCCCGCCGAAATCCCCGCGGAAGACTACTTCGGCTACGAAATAGTGGGCATCGGCTTCGACGCCTCCCCCATGTTCGAGGTGAAGACGCTGTACAAGGACGATCATGTCATTGTACAGACCACTTCCTACGGCGGCGTACGCAAGAACTTCCGCACCTATGCCAGCACGCCGGAGATTATCGACTGGGCGGTGAAGAGCAAAGAGGATTGGCTGCGCATCAAGGAACGCCTGCGCCCGGACTATACCCGTGTGGACTGGGTATCTCTGCGCCAGCGCTACCAGCAAGCTCGCTCGGAGGACAAGTGCATTGTGCTGACCGCAGCTGTTGGATACGACCATCTGCAGTCCTACGTGAAGAGCGAAGAACTGCTGGTTATCATGCATGACGACCCCGACTGGTTCCGCGATATGGTGCAGACCCACGCTCTGTTGGTGCTGGAGATGGCGCGGATGATTCTCGATTCAGGCTACCCGTGCGACGCCGCCTTCCTGTTCAACGACATGGGCTACCGCAACGGACCGCTCTTCTCGCCGAAGATGTATCGCGAGTGCATTCTGGAATCGGACAAGATGCTGTGCGATTTCTTCCACAGCCGGGGGATGCCGGTCATCTACCACACCGATGGCGACGTGCGCCTGCTTATCCCCGGCTTGATTGAGGCGGGTGTTGATTGCCTGCAGCCCCTGGAGGCAAAGGCGAACATGGACGTGCGCGAGCTGAAGAGACAATACGGCGACCGCCTCGCCTTCATGGGCAACATCGATACGCGCAAAATGGCAGACCCCGACCCCAGCGTGATTGAGGAGGAGATACGCAGCAAGTTCGAGGTCGCCATGAAGGGAGGTGGTTACATCTACCACAGCGACCACTCTGTGCCGCCCAGTGTGAGCTTTGAGCAGTACTGCCGCACCATCGACCTGGTGCGCAAATATGGACAGTACGGATAATGGTCTCGGGGGATGACGAGAGTAGGGGGCAGACCTCTATGTCTGCCCCTGTAGTCTTGTGCTTCATCCCGCCCAAAATAGATTGGGCACAAGCACCTTCACTGTGCCAGGGAAGGCAATCGCGGACTGGCGACGCTCACCTTTACCGATGGTCATGAAAACCTGCTCGACGGCTTCGATCCTGGCTCAGGGTCGGGCGCAAGCCTGCCGTAGCGCTTTCGCTAAGCGGGCAGTTGGCAACACGCGCAGTTTTATGGTATAATAAGAGACGATGGCGCGGGGTGGAGCAGCGGTCAGCTCGCCGGGCTCATAACCCGGAGGTCGAGGGTTCAAATCCCTCCCCCGCACCCAAGACCGCTATATGTTGTGTGCCTGACCTCTCAAACAGCAAAGACCCCACTACATGTTGTGCCTCCACCCAAAACACAAACGGGAGGCAAAAACATGCAGACCGCCGGATTCGTCATCACTGACACAAACCTTCGGGCAGCATTGGAGGTATGGCTGGAGTCACTGCAAGCACGTAAACTGTCCACCCGCACCGTGCAAAGCTACCGCGAACACGTCACCCCCTTCGTGGCTTTCCTGCAACAGCAGGGTTGTGCAGACTTTGACGACGTGCAACCCTTCCACATTCGCCGGTGGCTACTCTACCGCCAGCAGCAAGGCATCAGCACACACACGCTGTTTAATTGCTACCGCAACCCGCGAACATTCTGGAACTGGTGCATCCGTGAAGGCTTGACTACACACAACCCCTTCGCGAAGGTGGAACCGCCCAAGCGCGAACAGGTGCTTAAACCTGCCCTGACGCCTGAGGAGGTGGAGAAACTGCTGCAGGCGTGTGAAGGCAAGCACTGGCTGAATCTTCGCGACAGGGCGTTGATTCTGCTGCTGCTGGACACGGGACTGCGCATCCACGAGTGTCACCAGTTGCGTGTGGGCGACGCCATGCAAAACACGCTGGTCATCAGGGGCAAGGGCGGTAAGCATCGCGTGGTGGTGCTGAGTGCAGAGGTGAGGCTTGCCCTGCACCGCTACCTGAAGGCTTATCAAGCACAGCGGGGAGTGAAACTGCAGGCAGACAGCCCGCTGTGGCAGGGGGACAGGGGTACACTCACCTTAGAGGGGCTGAAGGTAGCGGTGCGCAAGGCAGGCAAGCGTGCAGGCTTGCGGTTAGGTGCGCACCAGCTACGGCGCACCTTCGCCACATGGTCTCTGCGCAACGGCATTACGCTGGAACACCTGAGGCTTCTCATGGGACACAGCGACCTCAAGACAACGCTGCAATACCTGGCGTTGGTGGAGGACGACCTGAAGGCTGCCCACGAAGCGCATTCGCCGTTGAATCTTCTCAGGGGACGCAGGTAGAGGAGGAGGCGGGCGTCACGACGCGCCCGCCTCGCCGTAAAAAGCGAAGACCAGTTCCAACACATAATCCGTCACGGCGACCCAACCGCCTCGCCCGTCGGGCAAGAGTCCTGCCACTGGTTCATCATCGTCTTCGGACATCTCCCTCAATTCCGCCAGCATTTGACGCAGGGGAAACTGCGCAATGTAGCGTAGCCACCGCCAGACACGACGGCGCACCCGTGCTGGCGGTTCGCCACGAAGGCGGGCGAACTCGCGGACTGCTTCCTCCAGCGTGCATCCTCGCGCCGACACAATGGCGCAAACCTGTTCAAAGTCAGCGAACCAGGCGATGCGCGGCGGGCGGTATTCGCGCGTTCCGCAATACGCCTGAAAGCAAGCCGCACCAGCATCAAGGCTACCCGTGTTTTGGAAAACGCGCAGTGCCATCTCAATCGCAGCCACAACGTCCTTGCCTGGGATGCGCGCGGACAGGGCGACTTTTCGCCTCAACCACGAGGTAGTCCGGGCTGCGAAGCGACGCGCTTCCTCTGGCGACAAACTTCCCCAGATGAAATCCTCCGCCCTCTCAATCTGCTCGTAAAATTGCTTTCGTGTGTATTTCATTCCAGACCTGTGACGTTTCGAAAATGGTCGCAAAAAAGCCATCGCCCCATTGTAACATGAAAGTGGACTTCGGTCAATGGAGGGAGAACGACCTGTGAAGAACCTGCTTTCGTGCGGAGACGTTGCTGAAATGTTGGGCGTGACGCGACAGCGCGTTCACATTTTGCGCCTGACCGGCAAGCTTCGTGGCACGCGACTACGGTCGGGCTGGGTTTACCGGCGCGATGAGGTGGAACGTTACCAGCAGCAACGCGAGGCGTGGCTGCGAAAGCGAGGGCGACGCAATGAGAACCGCCGTTGACGCTGCTACCCAATATGCCTCGTTGGGCTACCGCGTCCTCCCCCTGCACGGCACCCGCGACGGGCGTTGCACCTGCGGGAAAACAGACTGCCCGTCGCCGGGCAAACATCCGCGAACTGCGCACGGGGTAAAGGACGCCTCCGACGACCCAAACGTTATTCGGCACTGGTGGTCGCGCTACCCCGACGCGAATGTAGGCATCGCCGTGCCTCCCTGCGTGGTGGTGCTTGACATCGACCGCGGCAAAAGAGGTTTGGACAGCATTCGCGGAAAAGCGCTGCCCGATGCCGCGCCATGTTGCCGAACCGGCGGTGGTGGTTGGCACTACTGGTTTCGGTCGCCGGACGGTGTCGCGACGAAGAACAGCGCCAACATCATGCGAGGCATTGACATCCGCACCGCCGGCGGCTACGTCGTAGCACCGCCAAGCCGACACCAGACGGGACGGAACTACGAGTGGGAACAGCCTCTGGTGCCACCGGACGAACTACCGCCAGCACCGGATTGGTTGGTGCAGCTACTTGCTGCGAAAAGCGAGACGGCAAAAACAATCAAGCAGGCTGCGGTTGCGTCGTGGGGCGAAGGAACACGGCATGAGACGGCGCTGGCGTTAGCGGGTGTGCTTCGCAAACGAGGCGTGCCCCAACCGGAAGCAGAAGCAGTCATCACAGAGATTGCTTGCGAAGCGCGTGACCCCGAACTGGAAGACCGGCTTCGCGCTGTGCGGGACACTTACGCGAAGCCACCGGAAGCTGTTGCTGGTTTCTCGCGTCTCCCGCAGCAGCTGCGCGAGGCTGTGGATGCGCACCTGCGCAACGGAAAAGACCACATGCAGGTGATGACAAAGTTTGTGCCACGTCGGTTCGCAGAGAAGGTTCTGCACCAGCACCGATTCTACTCGTGCGGTGACCTGCGCACTGGCGACTTCTACCGGTCACCACGAAGACGGTGTGTGGCGCGAAGACGGCGAAGCGTTTCTCGCCAATCTGCTTCGTGAAGGCAACATCTTGCCCGAAGAGTGGAAGCGCGAAAGCCACGTGCGCGAAATTGTGGCGGACATCCGCGAGTTGTGCTGGCATGAGGACCCGCTACCGACGCCACCCCCGACACTCATACCGTTTGCCAATGGCGTGTTCGACCTGCACACCGGCGTGCTGCGAGACTACACACCCGAAGACGGCTTCACCGCCAAACTGCCCTGGCGGTACGACCCTGACGCGCACAGCGAGTTGCTGGCAGTGCGTCTTGGCGCGTTCCCCGAAGCGGTTCGGACACACTTCTGGGAGTTCCTGGCTTATTGTCTGTGGCGCGGCTACCCCTTGCAACGCGCGTTCTTCTGGATTGGCAAGGGGAGTGCAGGCAAGTCGTATCTGCTGAAACTGTTGATGTCAGCATTAGGCGCGGAGAACGTGGCGAACGTGACGCTTCATGATTTAAGCGAGAACCGGTTTGCCGTCGCGCAGTTGCACCGCAAGCTGCTGGCGTACTCCGGCGAACTTCGCTATGACGACCTGGCACAGACGGACGCGCTGAAGAGTTTGACCGGCGGTGACCTTTTGACTGCTGACCGGAAGTACCGAGACCCTGTCACATTCCGGAACTATGCGAAGTTACTCTTCACCGGCAACGCCCTACCAATGACACACGACCGGACGGACGCTTTCTACAGACGCGCCTTCATTGTGCGGTTTGAACACCAGTTCGCCGAAGACCCCAGAATTGAGACGGAACTGGACCTGCTGCCACCGGACGTGAGAAGCACGCGAGTTCAGCTGGCTTCTCACACAAGCGGTGGCGGTGCTTCAGCGTCTGTTGGAAAATGGGTTCCAGATGACCGGCGACGCGTCGGTTGCAGAGAAGCGCAGGATGTATGAACAGCTGTCCGACCCCATACAGCAGTTCATCGAAGAATGCTGCGAACGGACACGCCGGACGGATGATTATATGTGTTCAAGTACGACTTCACCGCCCGCTTGACCGAGTGGCTACAATCACGCGGAATGAACCAATACCAGGCAAGGCGCCTGAATCAGAGAATGCGGGAACTCGGCTTTGAAGAAAGTCGCAAGGGACCCGAAAAATACTGGGCATGGATTGGCTTGAAATGGCGCGAAGTTCCAGAAGTTCCAGAAGTTCCAGATTCTATAAACCGCCTTAGACTTGCTTCTAATGAGGTTGTAAATATTGGAACTTCTGGAACTCTTGGAACTGAACCCCGCCAACCGGCAAGCACACAGGCGAACGGACAGGTGGGCTGGTGTGGCGTGTGTGGCACGACGACCGTGCACCGCCCCTACCGGCTGATGACCGGCGACTGGCACTGGGAGTGCGTCGTGTGTGGCGGCATCCGTCCGGAGGTGTTGGACGATGGGTAGGAAGCTGGTGCTTTACACGGACGGCAGTGTGCGCAGTGGTGGGCGTGCTGGCGTCGGTGTGGTGGTGGCTACTGAAGACGGCTACCCGCTGAAGCGACTGGGCGAACCGCTGACGGAACCGGTGACCGTGAACGAGTGCGAGTATATTGCGCTGTTGACCGGACTGCGCGAAGCGTTGCGTCTGGGCGCGGACAGCGTAGAGGTGTGTCTGGACAGCGAGCTGGTGCGCCAGCAAGTGCTGGGGAACTGGCAGTGCAACCACGAACACTTGCGCCGACTGCGTGACGAAGCACGGGCACTGCTGGCGCAGTTTCAATCGTGGACGCTTCAGCGCGTGGAAAGCCGGTTCAATCCTCTGGCGCACACTTACGCCAACATTGCAAGCACGCAGAACAGACGACGGTTCTTTTGGCAACACCCGCGAAAACACGGCAAAGGAGGTAAACGAAGCATGATTATTGAGTTCGCAGAACACAGTCCCCTGCCCACTGGCAGCTACCCCGCCCGTGGTGGTGGGCGTGGAACCCAGGAGCGGACAGTACGGCGAACAGCTGCAATTCACCTTAGAGGTGACCAACGGCGAACACGCTGGGCGTCGGTTGCGGGCGTGGTGCAACCCGTCCACCAGCACCAACGGCAAAGCTCTACCGCTGGGCGCGTGCCCTGCTGGGCGAAGCCCCCACGAGGTTGGACACTCGCGAGCTGGTAGGGCAAGCGAGTGTCTGGCGCAGGTCGTGCTGCAGCAGTCCGCCTACCGGCACCGTCTACTCGCGTGTGCAAGACCTGCTGCCCGCTGATGCGCGTACGACCCCTTCCTGGAAGAAGACTGAACCGGCACAGCGGACTGGTGGGCAGCACCCCACCAGTCCCAAAAGGAGTTTCGGAACATGAACGCGATTCAACAGACC
This Armatimonadota bacterium DNA region includes the following protein-coding sequences:
- the xerD gene encoding tyrosine recombinase XerD; this translates as MQTAGFVITDTNLRAALEVWLESLQARKLSTRTVQSYREHVTPFVAFLQQQGCADFDDVQPFHIRRWLLYRQQQGISTHTLFNCYRNPRTFWNWCIREGLTTHNPFAKVEPPKREQVLKPALTPEEVEKLLQACEGKHWLNLRDRALILLLLDTGLRIHECHQLRVGDAMQNTLVIRGKGGKHRVVVLSAEVRLALHRYLKAYQAQRGVKLQADSPLWQGDRGTLTLEGLKVAVRKAGKRAGLRLGAHQLRRTFATWSLRNGITLEHLRLLMGHSDLKTTLQYLALVEDDLKAAHEAHSPLNLLRGRR